In Buchnera aphidicola (Chaitophorus populicola), a single window of DNA contains:
- the holA gene encoding DNA polymerase III subunit delta, with amino-acid sequence MNYINLKNILNNIYTKNYSNYIIYGTQNFLIQKHQNLILNAFKKINILNYKNIEIKNEKNWENFFYECKKKDCFLKKKIIILKIFIHNIKKKIIKYIQKNNVLFKSNIIILMLNEKNYKNFMTENIQETLSNNFIFIPCFELKKQEFLNWIEEYLEQNTISNEAKNLLYKNYYLNIELLHQNLDILSLVFPKKKITIKHIKKIIFTEEKYTIFQWIYYLFLGKYKKSLLILHTLYKNKISPLSIIRYLENQIITLILLKKKNTEIEQENFLKKKKIWGYKKQIYVNASKKNSYENFLKIIKHLVRVEISIKNIKQKSIWIILKEICLIFN; translated from the coding sequence ATGAACTATATAAATTTAAAAAATATTCTTAATAATATTTATACAAAAAATTATTCTAATTATATAATTTACGGAACACAAAATTTTCTAATACAAAAACATCAAAATTTAATTTTAAATGCATTTAAAAAAATAAATATTTTAAATTATAAAAATATTGAGATAAAAAATGAAAAAAATTGGGAAAATTTTTTTTATGAATGTAAAAAAAAAGACTGTTTTCTTAAAAAAAAAATAATAATTTTAAAAATATTTATTCATAATATAAAAAAAAAAATTATTAAATATATTCAAAAAAATAATGTTTTATTCAAATCTAATATTATTATATTAATGTTAAATGAAAAAAATTATAAAAATTTTATGACAGAAAATATTCAAGAAACACTTTCTAATAATTTTATTTTTATCCCATGTTTTGAATTAAAAAAACAAGAATTTTTAAATTGGATTGAAGAATATTTAGAACAAAACACAATTAGTAATGAAGCTAAAAATTTACTGTATAAAAATTACTATTTAAATATCGAATTATTACATCAAAATTTAGATATTCTTTCTTTAGTTTTTCCAAAAAAAAAAATTACTATTAAACATATAAAAAAAATAATATTTACTGAAGAAAAATATACAATATTTCAATGGATTTATTATCTATTTTTAGGAAAATACAAAAAATCTTTATTAATATTACATACTTTATATAAAAATAAAATTTCTCCTTTAAGTATAATAAGATATTTAGAAAATCAAATAATTACTTTAATTTTATTAAAAAAAAAAAATACAGAAATTGAACAAGAAAATTTTCTTAAAAAAAAAAAAATTTGGGGATATAAAAAACAAATTTACGTTAATGCAAGTAAAAAAAATAGCTATGAAAATTTTTTAAAAATTATAAAACATTTAGTAAGAGTTGAAATATCTATCAAAAATATTAAACAAAAATCAATATGGATTATTTTAAAAGAAATTTGCTTAATTTTTAATTAA
- the tusA gene encoding sulfurtransferase TusA, with product MNKKNILNLTGLRCPDTMLFLKKKLRSLKIGDLIIIITDDITTKREIPLLCNFLNYILVKSNTSHIPYSYLLKKK from the coding sequence ATGAATAAAAAAAATATTTTAAACCTAACAGGATTAAGATGCCCTGACACAATGCTTTTCTTAAAAAAAAAACTCCGATCATTAAAAATCGGAGATTTAATTATAATTATTACAGATGATATAACAACAAAAAGAGAAATACCGCTTTTATGTAATTTTTTAAATTATATTTTAGTTAAATCTAATACTTCTCATATTCCTTATTCATATTTATTAAAAAAAAAATAA
- the asd gene encoding aspartate-semialdehyde dehydrogenase — protein MKKKVGFIGWRGMVGSVLLKRMLEEKDFSYIKSIFFSTSQIGEKNPKFSNFFFPGFLKDAYNIEELKKLDIIITCQGSLYTQKVFPILRSSGWSGYWIDAASDLRMHKDSLIVLDPINSVNIKKAINNGIKTFVGGNCTVSLMMLALGGLFRQNLIEWVTFSTYQAASGAGSEYIKELLKQINFLNQYLSQKSTFSQSILKIEKNITSIIKNSNFPKKNFLIPLILNLIPWIDSSMLNGQSKEEWKMEAETNKILSKTNKKRILIDGTCVRVGSLRCHSQSFVIKLKKDINLSEVEKILENDNQWVQVIPNNKESSLQKLTPLSVTGTLNIPIGRLRKLSLGSKYLSAFTIGDQLLWGAAEPLRRMLKFLI, from the coding sequence ATGAAAAAAAAAGTTGGGTTTATTGGTTGGAGAGGAATGGTAGGTTCCGTTTTATTAAAAAGAATGTTAGAGGAAAAAGATTTTTCATATATTAAATCAATTTTTTTTTCTACATCTCAAATTGGTGAAAAGAATCCTAAATTTAGTAATTTTTTCTTTCCAGGTTTTTTAAAAGATGCGTATAACATAGAAGAATTAAAAAAGTTAGATATTATTATAACATGTCAAGGTAGTTTATATACTCAAAAAGTTTTTCCTATTTTACGTTCTTCTGGATGGTCAGGATATTGGATAGATGCAGCATCTGATTTAAGAATGCATAAAGATTCTTTAATTGTTTTAGATCCAATTAATAGTGTTAATATAAAAAAAGCTATTAATAATGGAATTAAAACTTTTGTAGGTGGAAATTGTACAGTAAGTTTAATGATGTTAGCTTTAGGTGGTTTGTTTCGTCAAAATTTAATTGAATGGGTTACATTTTCTACTTATCAAGCTGCATCTGGAGCTGGATCTGAATATATTAAGGAATTATTAAAGCAAATTAATTTTTTAAATCAATATTTATCTCAAAAATCTACATTTTCACAATCTATTTTAAAAATTGAAAAAAATATTACTAGTATTATAAAAAATTCTAATTTTCCAAAAAAAAATTTTCTTATACCCTTAATTTTAAATTTAATTCCATGGATTGACTCCAGTATGTTAAATGGACAAAGTAAAGAAGAATGGAAAATGGAAGCTGAAACTAATAAAATTTTATCTAAAACAAATAAAAAAAGAATTTTAATTGATGGGACATGTGTTAGAGTAGGTTCATTACGTTGTCATAGTCAATCTTTTGTCATAAAGTTAAAAAAAGATATAAATTTAAGTGAAGTAGAAAAAATATTAGAAAATGATAATCAATGGGTTCAAGTTATTCCAAATAATAAGGAATCTAGTTTACAGAAATTAACTCCTTTATCTGTTACCGGAACCTTAAATATTCCTATAGGTAGATTAAGAAAATTAAGTCTCGGTTCAAAATATTTATCTGCATTTACTATAGGAGATCAATTGTTATGGGGAGCTGCAGAACCTTTAAGAAGAATGTTAAAATTTTTAATTTAA